In the Streptomyces katrae genome, one interval contains:
- a CDS encoding DinB family protein, whose translation MTAHDPKTELLRYLQEGREALVWKLEGLSDYAVRRPLTPTGTNLLGLVKHAAGVELGYFGDTFGRPFFGDAPPAWWYTQDAEPNADMWAAEDESREDIVALYRRAWEHSDVTIASLTLDAVGHVPWWPEDRSAVTLHHVLVRVISDTQRHAGHADIVRELIDGSVGVAQAKNSLPTQDPSWWESHRSRLERVARRFGDS comes from the coding sequence GGGTCGGGAGGCCCTGGTCTGGAAGCTGGAAGGCCTCTCGGACTACGCCGTCCGCCGCCCGCTCACCCCCACCGGTACGAACTTGCTGGGGCTGGTCAAACACGCCGCCGGTGTCGAGCTGGGGTACTTCGGTGACACCTTCGGCCGACCTTTCTTCGGCGACGCGCCACCCGCCTGGTGGTACACGCAGGACGCCGAACCCAACGCGGACATGTGGGCAGCCGAGGACGAGTCGCGCGAGGACATCGTCGCCCTCTACCGGCGGGCCTGGGAGCATTCCGACGTCACGATCGCCTCGCTGACGCTCGACGCCGTAGGCCACGTCCCGTGGTGGCCGGAGGACCGCAGCGCGGTGACACTGCATCACGTCCTGGTGCGCGTGATCTCAGACACCCAGCGCCACGCCGGCCACGCCGACATCGTGCGTGAGCTCATCGACGGATCCGTCGGCGTAGCGCAGGCCAAGAACAGCCTGCCGACGCAGGACCCGTCCTGGTGGGAGAGCCACCGCAGCCGCTTGGAACGCGTGGCTCGCCGGTTCGGCGACAGCTGA
- a CDS encoding DMT family transporter codes for MDQTTGESSIDQRALVAASVTVALWASAFVSIRASAEHYGPGALALGRLLTASVALGAVLLVKRVPLPPRQAWPGILASGVLWFGLYMVTLNWGEQGVDAGTAAMVVNIGPIVIALLSGWLLKEGFPPMLLAGMGVSFAGAVVVGMSTSKGGTSSLTGVLLCLVAALAYGAGVVSQKPALRHADPIQVTTYGCFVGTACTLPFAGQLLTQLPRAPLSATLNMVYLGLFPTALAFTTWTYALSRTTAGKMGATTYAVPAVVVLIAWFALDEIPGGLTLLGGAICLTGVAVSRRRSRGVARAAVAAK; via the coding sequence ATGGACCAAACGACTGGCGAGTCCAGCATCGACCAACGCGCCCTCGTCGCGGCCTCCGTCACCGTCGCCCTGTGGGCCTCCGCATTCGTGTCCATCCGCGCCTCCGCGGAGCACTACGGCCCCGGCGCGCTCGCGCTGGGCCGCCTCCTGACGGCTTCGGTCGCGCTGGGCGCCGTCCTGCTGGTCAAGCGGGTACCGCTGCCGCCCCGCCAGGCCTGGCCCGGGATCCTGGCGTCCGGGGTGCTGTGGTTCGGGCTGTACATGGTCACGCTGAACTGGGGCGAGCAGGGCGTCGATGCCGGCACCGCCGCCATGGTCGTCAACATCGGCCCGATCGTCATCGCCCTGCTCAGCGGCTGGCTGCTGAAGGAGGGGTTCCCACCGATGCTGCTGGCCGGCATGGGCGTCTCCTTCGCGGGGGCCGTGGTCGTGGGCATGTCCACCTCCAAGGGCGGCACGTCCTCCCTCACCGGGGTGCTGCTCTGCCTGGTCGCCGCGCTCGCCTACGGGGCCGGGGTGGTCTCGCAGAAGCCCGCCCTGCGGCACGCGGACCCGATCCAAGTCACCACGTACGGCTGCTTCGTGGGCACGGCCTGCACCCTGCCCTTCGCCGGCCAGCTCCTGACGCAGCTGCCCCGGGCTCCTCTGTCGGCCACCCTCAACATGGTCTACCTGGGCCTCTTCCCGACCGCCCTGGCCTTCACCACCTGGACCTACGCCCTGTCCCGCACCACGGCGGGCAAGATGGGCGCGACGACGTACGCGGTCCCGGCGGTCGTCGTCCTCATCGCCTGGTTCGCCCTGGACGAGATCCCGGGCGGGCTCACCCTCCTGGGCGGCGCGATCTGCCTGACGGGCGTGGCCGTCTCCCGCAGGCGGTCGAGGGGAGTGGCCCGGGCGGCAGTGGCGGCGAAGTAG
- a CDS encoding alpha/beta fold hydrolase — MVPASVPVPVLVVLPHAGGNASYYFPLSRDLAPHAEVLTIQYPGRQERLSEPCPDTIAGLADGVERALAPWRERPLVLFGHSMGAVLAYELTRRLEATGAGPRGLILSGRRSPLVARHDDFHTRDDDALLAHVQALSGTDAGLLADPELRAMILPALRSDYRAVGTYRHEPGPPLRTPVSVLCGESDPRTSVAEAMGWRELTEGAFTFRGFPGGHFYLAAEHGAVTAAIAEDLRGFTGVR, encoded by the coding sequence TTGGTCCCGGCCTCGGTCCCGGTCCCGGTCCTCGTCGTCCTCCCGCACGCCGGCGGCAACGCCTCCTACTACTTCCCGCTCTCCCGCGACCTCGCCCCGCACGCCGAAGTCCTCACCATCCAGTACCCCGGCCGCCAGGAACGGCTCTCGGAGCCCTGCCCCGACACCATCGCCGGACTCGCCGACGGGGTGGAACGGGCCCTGGCGCCCTGGCGGGAACGGCCCCTCGTCCTGTTCGGGCACAGCATGGGCGCGGTCCTCGCGTACGAACTCACCCGCCGCCTGGAGGCCACCGGCGCCGGCCCGCGCGGCCTGATCCTCTCCGGCCGCCGCTCCCCGCTGGTGGCCCGGCACGACGACTTCCACACCCGGGACGACGACGCCCTCCTCGCCCACGTCCAGGCCCTGTCCGGCACCGACGCGGGCCTGCTGGCCGACCCGGAGCTGCGGGCGATGATCCTCCCGGCCCTGCGCAGCGACTACCGCGCCGTCGGAACCTACCGCCACGAGCCGGGACCGCCGCTGCGCACCCCCGTCAGCGTGCTCTGCGGGGAGTCCGACCCGCGGACGAGCGTGGCCGAGGCCATGGGCTGGCGGGAGCTGACGGAGGGCGCCTTCACGTTCCGGGGGTTCCCCGGCGGGCACTTCTACCTGGCCGCCGAGCACGGGGCGGTGACGGCCGCCATCGCCGAGGACCTGAGGGGGTTCACGGGGGTGCGGTGA
- a CDS encoding AMP-binding protein: MLTALDGTYGDRPDAIAVAGRTASYEQLLGAARAVAADIAGAPAFAVTATASLETVAAAVGGLLAGVPFVPLPPDAGPAEREHVLRDSGAVEITVDFARRSDTTPGPRTTNPQDPALILYTSGTTGPPKGVVLTADALAADLDALAAAWQWTAEDTLVHGLPLFHVHGLVLGVLGALRTGSRLVHTGRPTPQAYAAAGGSLYFGVPTVWSRIAADPAAAAALSGARLLVSGSAALPAPVFRDLERLTGHRPVERYGMTETLITVSGRAGGEVRPGTVGTPLPGIRTRIAAEPGADIGELQLTGPTLFAGYLGRPEATAAAYTEDGWFRTGDIAAVDPEDGVHRIVGRASIDMIKSGGYRIGAGEIENALLDHPKVSEAAVVGVPDTDLGQRIVAFVVAEGVTGAELTDFVAAHLSVHKRPREVRFVASIPRNAMGKPQKKLLLTDEAQGTGR; encoded by the coding sequence GTGCTGACCGCCCTCGACGGGACCTACGGCGACCGCCCCGACGCCATCGCCGTAGCCGGCCGTACCGCCTCGTACGAGCAACTGCTGGGCGCCGCCCGCGCCGTGGCCGCCGACATCGCCGGCGCCCCCGCCTTCGCCGTCACCGCGACGGCCTCGCTCGAAACCGTCGCCGCCGCGGTCGGCGGACTCCTCGCCGGGGTGCCCTTCGTGCCGCTGCCCCCCGATGCCGGCCCCGCCGAACGCGAGCACGTCCTCCGCGACTCCGGCGCTGTCGAGATCACCGTCGACTTCGCCCGCCGCTCCGACACGACCCCCGGGCCCCGCACCACGAACCCCCAGGACCCGGCGCTCATCCTCTACACCTCCGGCACCACCGGCCCCCCGAAGGGCGTGGTCCTCACCGCCGACGCCCTCGCCGCCGACCTCGACGCCCTCGCCGCCGCCTGGCAGTGGACCGCCGAGGACACCCTCGTGCACGGCCTCCCGCTGTTCCACGTCCACGGCCTCGTCCTCGGCGTACTCGGCGCCCTGCGCACCGGAAGCCGCCTCGTGCACACCGGCCGCCCGACCCCGCAGGCGTACGCCGCCGCGGGCGGCAGCCTGTACTTCGGGGTGCCCACCGTCTGGTCCCGCATCGCCGCCGACCCCGCGGCCGCCGCCGCCCTGTCCGGCGCCCGCCTCCTCGTCTCCGGCAGCGCCGCGCTGCCCGCCCCCGTGTTCCGGGACCTGGAGCGCCTCACCGGCCACCGCCCCGTCGAGCGGTACGGGATGACCGAGACCCTGATCACCGTCAGCGGCCGCGCCGGCGGCGAGGTCCGCCCCGGCACCGTGGGCACCCCGCTCCCCGGCATCCGGACCCGCATCGCCGCCGAGCCGGGCGCCGACATCGGCGAACTCCAGCTGACCGGGCCCACCTTGTTCGCCGGGTACCTGGGCCGCCCGGAGGCGACCGCGGCCGCGTACACCGAGGACGGGTGGTTCCGCACGGGCGACATCGCGGCCGTCGACCCCGAGGACGGGGTCCACCGCATCGTGGGCCGGGCCTCCATCGACATGATCAAGTCGGGCGGCTACCGGATCGGCGCGGGCGAGATCGAGAACGCCCTGCTCGACCACCCCAAGGTGAGCGAGGCCGCCGTCGTCGGAGTCCCCGACACCGACCTCGGGCAGCGGATCGTGGCGTTCGTCGTCGCCGAGGGCGTCACCGGCGCCGAACTGACCGACTTCGTCGCCGCGCACCTGTCCGTGCACAAGCGCCCGCGCGAGGTCCGCTTCGTCGCGTCCATCCCGCGCAACGCGATGGGCAAGCCGCAGAAGAAGCTCCTCCTGACGGACGAAGCCCAGGGGACGGGCCGGTGA
- the gdhA gene encoding NADP-specific glutamate dehydrogenase, whose protein sequence is MTDPKQRLDVLRADIERRNPAQPEFHQAVREVLDTLAPVFAARPEYAEAGLVERLVEPERQIIFRVPWTDDRGRVHVNRGYRVEFNSALGPYKGGLRFHPSVDIGVVKFLGFEQIFKNALTGLGIGGGKGGSDFDPHGKSDAEVMRFCQSFMTELYRHIGEHTDVPAGDIGVGGREIGYLFGQYRRITNRWEAGVLTGKGQGWGGSEIRPEATGYGSVLFASEMLAVKGVSLDGLTAVVSGSGNVALYTIEKLQQLGANPLTCSDSQGYVVDDKGIDLALLRQIKEVERGRVSEYAARRGSSARFVPGGRVWEVPADVAFPSATQNELGADDARALIANGVKAVSEGANMPTTPEAVHLFQAAGVAFGPGKAANAGGVAVSALEMSQNAGRSAWSRERVEDELAGIMREIHRVAHETAARYDAPGDYVTGANIAGFERVADAMLAQGVI, encoded by the coding sequence GTGACCGACCCGAAGCAGAGGCTGGATGTACTGAGGGCCGACATCGAGCGTCGCAACCCCGCCCAGCCCGAGTTCCACCAGGCCGTACGCGAGGTCCTGGACACCCTGGCGCCCGTGTTCGCCGCGCGTCCCGAGTACGCCGAGGCCGGCCTCGTCGAACGGCTCGTGGAGCCCGAGCGGCAGATCATCTTCCGGGTGCCGTGGACGGACGACCGCGGCCGGGTCCACGTGAACCGCGGCTACCGGGTGGAGTTCAACAGCGCGCTCGGCCCGTACAAGGGCGGCCTGCGCTTCCACCCGTCGGTGGACATCGGCGTGGTGAAGTTCCTCGGCTTCGAGCAGATCTTCAAGAACGCGCTGACCGGTCTGGGCATCGGCGGCGGCAAGGGCGGCAGCGACTTCGACCCGCACGGCAAGTCGGACGCCGAGGTCATGCGCTTCTGCCAGTCCTTCATGACCGAGCTCTACCGCCACATCGGCGAGCACACCGACGTCCCGGCCGGTGACATCGGCGTCGGCGGCCGTGAGATCGGTTACCTGTTCGGCCAGTACCGCCGCATCACCAACCGCTGGGAGGCCGGCGTCCTGACCGGCAAGGGCCAGGGCTGGGGCGGCTCCGAGATCCGCCCCGAGGCCACCGGCTACGGCAGCGTCCTGTTCGCGAGCGAGATGCTGGCGGTCAAGGGCGTCTCCCTGGACGGCCTCACCGCCGTGGTCTCCGGCTCCGGCAACGTCGCCCTCTACACGATCGAGAAGCTCCAGCAGCTCGGCGCCAACCCGCTGACCTGCTCGGACTCCCAGGGCTACGTGGTGGACGACAAGGGCATCGACCTCGCCCTGCTCCGCCAGATCAAGGAGGTCGAGCGCGGCCGCGTCAGCGAGTACGCCGCCCGCCGCGGCTCCTCCGCCCGCTTCGTGCCCGGCGGCCGCGTCTGGGAGGTCCCGGCGGACGTGGCCTTCCCGTCGGCGACCCAGAACGAGCTGGGGGCCGACGACGCCCGCGCGCTCATCGCGAACGGCGTCAAGGCGGTCTCCGAGGGCGCCAACATGCCCACCACCCCGGAGGCGGTCCACCTCTTCCAGGCCGCGGGCGTCGCCTTCGGCCCGGGCAAGGCCGCCAACGCGGGCGGTGTGGCGGTCAGCGCCCTGGAGATGTCCCAGAACGCGGGCCGCTCGGCCTGGTCCCGGGAGCGCGTGGAGGACGAGCTGGCGGGCATCATGCGCGAGATCCACCGCGTCGCCCACGAGACGGCCGCCCGTTACGACGCCCCCGGCGACTACGTGACGGGCGCGAACATCGCGGGCTTCGAGCGCGTCGCGGACGCGATGCTGGCCCAGGGCGTCATCTGA
- a CDS encoding DUF1772 domain-containing protein: METARFAALIAATITTGLVSGLFYGFTVAVMPGLRTSGDRTVVEAMQRINVAILNGWFLLGYVGALVFTGLALALQLAGDGGGGATAPLAGAFAAYLLAVVVTARVNIPLNNALAQAGPVEDIADPAAVRRAFEGPWVRANTGRTVLCAAAFGLLVWALALHGQP; encoded by the coding sequence ATGGAAACGGCACGGTTCGCGGCACTGATCGCGGCGACGATCACCACGGGGCTGGTCAGCGGCCTCTTCTACGGGTTCACGGTGGCGGTGATGCCGGGTCTGCGGACCTCCGGCGACCGGACGGTGGTCGAGGCGATGCAGCGGATCAACGTGGCGATCCTCAACGGCTGGTTCCTGTTGGGCTATGTGGGTGCGCTGGTGTTCACCGGGCTCGCCCTGGCCCTGCAGCTGGCGGGGGACGGAGGGGGAGGCGCGACGGCGCCGCTGGCGGGGGCGTTCGCCGCCTACCTGCTGGCGGTGGTGGTCACCGCCCGGGTGAACATCCCGCTGAACAACGCCCTGGCGCAGGCCGGACCGGTGGAGGACATCGCCGACCCGGCGGCCGTGCGGCGGGCGTTCGAGGGGCCGTGGGTGCGGGCGAACACGGGGCGCACGGTCCTGTGCGCGGCGGCGTTCGGGCTGCTGGTGTGGGCGCTGGCGCTGCACGGGCAGCCGTAG
- a CDS encoding DUF1772 domain-containing protein — translation MSPEHGANTEHGANPEHGTGPEHGPGPAGGVKSAGADRAAGPLLALSTILIGLMAGLFFAFDVSVMPGLAAGDDRTYVTAMQHFNAAIDGNGLFGTVFVLALLATAAAALVEYRRGRRGPAVWAGAAAVAYLVVLVITFAVNIPLNNELADAGDAAKMTGFAVVGKFKGTWVTTNILRTLLCTAALAALARALLLHGRATPR, via the coding sequence ATGAGCCCGGAACACGGCGCGAACACGGAACATGGCGCGAACCCGGAACACGGCACCGGCCCGGAACACGGCCCCGGCCCCGCCGGCGGGGTGAAGTCCGCCGGGGCCGACAGGGCGGCCGGCCCCCTGCTCGCCCTCTCCACCATCCTCATCGGCCTGATGGCGGGCCTCTTCTTCGCCTTCGACGTCTCGGTGATGCCCGGCCTGGCCGCGGGCGACGACCGGACCTACGTCACCGCGATGCAGCACTTCAACGCCGCCATCGACGGCAACGGCCTCTTCGGCACCGTCTTCGTCCTCGCGCTGCTCGCCACCGCCGCCGCGGCCCTCGTCGAGTACCGCAGGGGCCGACGTGGCCCCGCCGTGTGGGCGGGCGCGGCCGCTGTCGCCTACCTCGTCGTCCTGGTGATCACGTTCGCGGTGAACATCCCGCTGAACAACGAGCTCGCCGACGCGGGCGACGCGGCCAAGATGACCGGCTTCGCGGTGGTCGGCAAGTTCAAGGGCACCTGGGTCACCACGAACATCCTGCGCACCCTGCTCTGCACCGCGGCCCTGGCCGCCCTCGCCCGCGCCCTCCTCCTGCACGGCCGCGCCACCCCGCGCTGA
- the lpdA gene encoding dihydrolipoyl dehydrogenase — protein sequence MENSADGVYDVVILGGGSGGYSCALRATQLGLDVVLIEKGKLGGTCLHNGCIPTKALLHAGEVADELRRSESYGVKATFGGVDIAGVHAYKDGVIAGLYKGLQGTLKARKNLTLVEGEGRLVSPTEVEVGGVRYQGRHVVLATGSQPRSLPGLAIDGNRVISSDHALFLDRIPESAIILGGGVIGVEFASAWKSFGVDVTVVEGLPHLVPAEDVDISKSLERAFRKRKIKFELGSRFSGVEYTESGVRVSLENGKQIEAELLLVAVGRGPVSAGLGYEETGVAVERGHVVVDELLRTNLPTVSAVGDLVPTLQLAHVGFAEGILVAERVAGLPVTPIDYDGVARVTYCEPEIASVGLTEAKAKELYGEDKVVVSKFNAGSTGKSKILKTAGDVKLVQVVDGPVVGLHMIGSRMSEQIGEAQLIFNWQALPSEVASLIHAHPTQTEALGEAHLALAGKPLHVHG from the coding sequence ATGGAGAATTCCGCCGACGGCGTGTACGACGTGGTCATCCTCGGTGGCGGTAGCGGGGGCTACTCCTGTGCTCTGCGCGCGACCCAGCTCGGACTGGACGTCGTCCTCATCGAGAAGGGCAAGCTGGGCGGCACCTGCCTGCACAACGGCTGCATCCCGACCAAGGCCCTGCTGCACGCCGGCGAGGTCGCCGACGAACTGCGCCGCAGCGAGTCCTACGGCGTCAAGGCCACCTTCGGCGGCGTCGACATAGCCGGCGTCCACGCGTACAAGGACGGCGTCATCGCCGGCCTCTACAAGGGCCTCCAGGGCACCCTCAAGGCGCGCAAGAACCTCACCCTGGTGGAGGGCGAGGGCCGCCTCGTCTCCCCGACCGAGGTCGAGGTCGGCGGCGTCCGCTACCAGGGCCGCCACGTCGTCCTCGCCACCGGCTCCCAGCCGCGCTCGCTGCCGGGCCTCGCCATCGACGGCAACCGGGTCATCTCCTCCGACCACGCCCTGTTCCTCGACCGGATCCCCGAGTCGGCGATCATCCTCGGCGGCGGGGTCATCGGCGTCGAGTTCGCCTCCGCCTGGAAGTCCTTCGGCGTGGACGTCACCGTCGTCGAGGGCCTGCCCCACCTGGTGCCAGCCGAGGACGTGGACATCTCCAAGTCCCTGGAGCGCGCCTTCCGCAAGCGGAAGATCAAGTTCGAGCTGGGTTCGCGCTTCTCCGGCGTCGAGTACACCGAGTCGGGCGTCCGGGTCTCCCTGGAGAACGGCAAGCAGATCGAGGCCGAGCTGCTGCTCGTCGCCGTCGGCCGCGGCCCGGTCTCCGCCGGCCTCGGCTACGAGGAGACGGGCGTCGCCGTCGAGCGCGGCCACGTCGTCGTGGACGAGCTGCTGCGCACGAACCTGCCCACCGTCTCCGCCGTCGGCGACCTGGTCCCGACCCTCCAGCTGGCCCACGTCGGCTTCGCCGAGGGCATCCTGGTCGCCGAGCGCGTCGCGGGCCTACCCGTGACCCCGATCGACTACGACGGCGTCGCGCGCGTCACGTACTGCGAGCCGGAGATCGCCTCCGTCGGTCTCACCGAGGCGAAGGCCAAGGAGCTCTACGGCGAGGACAAGGTCGTCGTCAGCAAGTTCAACGCCGGCAGCACCGGCAAGAGCAAGATCCTCAAGACGGCGGGCGACGTCAAGCTCGTCCAGGTCGTCGACGGCCCGGTCGTCGGCCTGCACATGATCGGCTCGCGCATGAGCGAGCAGATCGGCGAGGCCCAGCTCATCTTCAACTGGCAGGCCCTGCCGTCGGAGGTGGCGAGCCTCATCCACGCCCACCCGACCCAGACCGAGGCCCTGGGCGAGGCCCACCTGGCCCTCGCGGGCAAGCCGCTGCACGTCCACGGCTGA
- a CDS encoding acyl-CoA dehydrogenase, whose translation MFSADVFRPRPDSGGWDERFALTYERLRQVNDRVREGGSGVPLVQDRERLFPLLAWSAVADPALFYAMFLHHCMTTGAVLEFGAGRDDLADVLTELAATERVGALLMTELGHGNSNASVRTVAEYDAAREEFVLRTPEPAAVKFPPAVAAEGVPRLAVVLAQLVVDGAECGEFCFLVPLRDADGPLPGVEVRPLAPTPVMPLDAAAVSFDGVRVPYRFWLRDNAVLTADGGFTDPFGSPAIRARRTLSLIRFAWEAAVVALAATAGASAAVAVRHAHRRRTGGRFAADQPVIRYRNQQRALFGALSGAYVAQLVAAATATAEAPALTPRSVRTTFLMKVVTDRIAERVSARARTASGALGFLSANRFLDYQGLAHSLNAAAADNQMLLLDGAQALLAGTAYTPPADEAPAAGSRDLLDPATWETLAAVRERTLHQELADGLRKATEGGLAPFDAWNGLYDLAERLAETHAARLVLGNVREAVREVAESDPVSGPEAAAVLRDLLALHALEQLAEHDGWYLAEGLLDADEVRGIPALLDRLCARLEPHAEELADALGVPYALVGAPIAGEDYVGELTGTA comes from the coding sequence GTGTTTTCGGCCGATGTCTTCCGTCCCCGGCCGGATTCCGGCGGCTGGGACGAGCGGTTCGCGCTGACGTACGAGCGGCTGCGGCAGGTCAACGACCGTGTGCGCGAGGGCGGTTCCGGCGTCCCCCTGGTCCAGGACCGCGAGCGGCTCTTCCCGCTCCTCGCCTGGTCGGCCGTGGCGGATCCGGCCCTCTTCTACGCGATGTTCCTGCACCACTGCATGACCACCGGAGCGGTCCTCGAGTTCGGGGCGGGCCGGGACGACCTGGCGGACGTGCTGACGGAGCTCGCGGCGACCGAGCGGGTTGGGGCCCTGCTGATGACGGAGCTGGGCCACGGCAACAGCAACGCCTCCGTGCGCACCGTCGCCGAGTACGACGCCGCCCGCGAGGAGTTCGTGCTGCGCACCCCGGAGCCGGCCGCGGTGAAGTTCCCGCCCGCCGTGGCCGCCGAGGGCGTGCCCCGGCTCGCGGTGGTCCTGGCCCAGCTGGTCGTGGACGGCGCCGAGTGCGGGGAGTTCTGCTTCCTGGTGCCGCTGCGCGACGCGGACGGGCCCCTGCCCGGCGTGGAGGTCCGGCCGCTGGCGCCGACGCCGGTGATGCCGCTGGACGCCGCGGCCGTCTCCTTCGACGGGGTGCGCGTCCCCTACCGGTTCTGGCTGCGTGACAACGCCGTGCTCACCGCCGACGGCGGCTTCACCGACCCCTTCGGCAGCCCGGCGATCCGGGCCCGCCGCACCCTGAGCCTGATCCGGTTCGCGTGGGAGGCCGCCGTCGTGGCCCTCGCGGCGACGGCCGGAGCGAGCGCGGCCGTCGCCGTGCGCCACGCCCACCGGCGGCGCACCGGCGGCCGGTTCGCCGCCGACCAGCCGGTGATCCGCTACCGCAACCAGCAGCGGGCCCTGTTCGGCGCGCTGTCCGGGGCGTACGTCGCCCAGCTGGTCGCCGCCGCGACCGCCACGGCCGAGGCCCCGGCGCTGACCCCGCGGTCGGTGCGCACCACCTTCCTGATGAAGGTGGTCACCGACCGGATCGCCGAGCGGGTCAGCGCCCGTGCCCGTACGGCGAGCGGCGCCCTCGGCTTCCTCTCCGCGAACCGGTTCCTCGACTACCAGGGGCTGGCGCACTCGCTCAACGCGGCCGCCGCCGACAACCAGATGCTGCTCCTGGACGGGGCGCAGGCGCTGCTGGCCGGCACCGCCTACACCCCGCCCGCCGACGAGGCGCCCGCCGCGGGCTCCCGCGACCTGCTGGACCCCGCCACGTGGGAGACGCTGGCCGCCGTCCGTGAACGGACCCTCCACCAGGAGCTGGCCGACGGGCTGCGTAAGGCCACCGAGGGCGGGCTGGCCCCCTTCGACGCCTGGAACGGCCTGTACGACCTGGCCGAGCGGCTGGCCGAGACGCACGCGGCCCGGCTGGTGCTGGGCAACGTGCGCGAGGCGGTGCGGGAGGTGGCCGAATCCGATCCCGTCAGCGGGCCGGAGGCGGCCGCGGTCCTGCGGGACCTGCTGGCGCTGCACGCGCTGGAACAGCTCGCCGAACACGACGGCTGGTACCTGGCCGAGGGGCTGCTGGACGCGGACGAGGTACGGGGCATCCCCGCCCTCCTCGACCGGCTCTGCGCACGGCTGGAACCGCACGCCGAAGAGCTCGCGGACGCCCTCGGCGTCCCCTACGCGCTGGTCGGGGCGCCGATCGCGGGCGAGGACTACGTGGGCGAGCTGACCGGCACCGCCTGA